In a genomic window of Gossypium arboreum isolate Shixiya-1 chromosome 7, ASM2569848v2, whole genome shotgun sequence:
- the LOC108484123 gene encoding dof zinc finger protein DOF2.5, whose translation MDAAKWSQDFGLVKPMEEMLPNTCTRGPMLDRKTRPPEQLNCPRCNSTNTKFCYYNNYSLTQPRYFCKTCRRYWTEGGSLRNVPVGGGSRKNRRSILSSSSSPSSSSSSSSASAKVPADLKPTSFSHLSSQNPNTHKGQQDLNLGFPPMQPSHGLSQYIQVAKVENNDHQQKYPSASALGLLRTGMASRGLNSFVPAPEPDSTTPYSTGFSMQDYKPALTFSIDGLENRAAGIHSIQENGGRVFFPFGEMKPISTNITNEVDQNKDQGNSAGYWTNGMFGGGGGSW comes from the exons ATGGATGCTGCTAAATGGTCACAG GATTTTGGTTTGGTTAAGCCCATGGAAGAGATGCTTCCTAATACATGCACAAGGGGACCAATGTTAGATAGAAAAACAAGGCCACCAGAGCAATTGAATTGCCCAAGATGTAACTCTACCAACACCAAGTTTTGTTATTACAACAACTACAGCCTCACTCAACCAAGATACTTCTGCAAGACCTGCAGAAGGTACTGGACTGAAGGTGGATCTCTAAGGAATGTTCCAGTTGGAGGTGGTTCAAGAAAGAACAGAAGATCCATATTATCAAGCTCTTcatctccttcttcttcttcttcttcttcttcagctTCAGCCAAAGTTCCTGCAGATCTAAAGCCAACAAGTTTCTCACATTTGTCTTCTCAAAACCCTAACACCCATAAAGGCCAACAAGATCTGAACCTGGGTTTCCCTCCTATGCAACCGAGTCATGGTCTATCTCAATATATACAAGTTGCTAAAGTTGAGAACAACGACCACCAGCAAAAGTACCCTTCGGCTTCAGCTTTGGGATTGCTCAGGACTGGAATGGCATCGAGAGGGTTGAATTCTTTCGTTCCAGCACCCGAACCAGACTCAACTACACCTTACTCAactggtttctccatgcaagacTATAAACCAGCACTTACTTTTTCAATTGATGGACTTGAAAATAGGGCTGCAGGTATTCATAGTATTCAAGAGAATGGAGGAAGGGTTTTCTTTCCTTTTGGAGAAATGAAACCCATTTCAACAAACATTACCAATGAAGTTGATCAAAATAAGGACCAAGGCAATTCAGCTGGATATTGGACTAATGGAATGTTTGGTGGAGGAGGAGGATCATGGTAA
- the LOC108484854 gene encoding uncharacterized protein LOC108484854 → MANLYVKAVPPADLNRNTEWFLYPGVWTTYILILFFSWLLVLSIFGCSPGMAWTVVNLAHFLVTYHFFHWKKGTPFAEDQGIYNGLTWWEQIDNGKQLTRNRKFLTVVPVVLYLIASHTTDYQHPMLFFNTLAVLVLVIAKFPNMHKVRIFGINADK, encoded by the exons ATGGCGAATCTGTATGTGAAAGCGGTGCCACCGGCGGATCTGAACCGGAACACCGAGTGGTTCTTGTACCCAGGAGTATGGACTACTTATATTCTAATCCTATTCTTCTCCTGGCTCCTTGTTCTCTCCATCTTCGGCTGCTCTCCTGGCATGGCTTGGACCGTCGTCAATCTCGCTCACTTCCTC GTTACATACCACTTCTTTCACTGGAAGAAAGGAACCCCATTTGCTGAAGATCAAGGGATTTACAATGGCTTGACTTGGTGGGAGCAGATAGACAATGGAAAGCAGCTTACACGCAACAGGAAGTTTCTAACTGTCGTACCTGTTGTGCT GTACTTGATTGCCTCGCATACAACCGACTATCAACATCCTATGCTCTTTTTTAACACACTTGCAGTGCTTGTGCTTGTCATCGCCAAGTTCCCCAACATGCACAAGGTCCGGATCTTTGGAATCAATGCAGACAAGTGA